The Montipora foliosa isolate CH-2021 chromosome 1, ASM3666993v2, whole genome shotgun sequence genome has a window encoding:
- the LOC137970193 gene encoding uncharacterized protein, producing the protein MEKHLPDMQGYADDTQLYLSFRQSSSEEMDRALSALCAAIAEVRAWLISHKLKFNVTKTEFIIIGTRQQLAKVEIPSVKVGTADIAPLTSIRNLGDWFDDKMSMNDPINKTCSKAFRGLYNIRQIRKFLSTDTTKILVHAFVTSHLDYCNSLLFGLPAYQQERPQKVLNAAARVICFIPKYDHITPSLIKLHWLPVKQRIEFKIALLVFKAVNGLSPVYLTNLLQIQPTRRYKLRSDDKELLFIPRSKSKSGDRAFAIAGPRIWNDLPLDIRLSANLETLKRNLKTYLFKKAYHSLLIAQLS; encoded by the coding sequence ATGGAAAAACATCTACCCGATATGCAAGGCTACGCGGATGATACGCAGCTATATCTATCTTTTCGGCAGTCATCCTCTGAAGAGATGGATCGTGCACTATCTGCGTTATGTGCTGCCATTGCTGAAGTTCGTGCGTGGCTTATCTCTCACAAACTAAAATTCAATGTCACCAAAACTGAGTTTATCATTATTGGTACTCGCCAACAGTTAGCTAAAGTGGAAATACCTTCTGTGAAAGTGGGGACAGCTGACATAGCACCCTTGACCAGCATCAGGAATCTTGGTGACTGGTTTGATGATAAAATGTCTATGAATGATCCCATCAACAAGACCTGTAGTAAAGCCTTCAGAGGACTTTACAACATTAGACAGAtcagaaaatttctttcaacCGACACTACTAAAATACTAGTCCACGCCTTTGTAACATCGCACCTGGACTATTGTAACTCGCTACTGTTTGGCCTACCTGCATATCAGCAAGAACGTCCTCAGAAGGTGCTTAATGCAGCTGCGCGAGTCATATGCTTTATTCCCAAGTACGACCACATTACACCATCGCTTATAAAACTACACTGGCTTCCAGTGAAGCAGAGAATTGAATTCAAAATTGCTCTATTAGTGTTTAAAGCAGTAAATGGCTTGTCTCCTGTGTACCTGACTAATTTACTTCAGATTCAGCCAACACGGAGATATAAACTTAGATCTGATGATAAAGAACTACTGTTCATACCAAGATCTAAATCAAAATCAGGTGACCGTGCTTTTGCTATAGCCGGACCAAGAATATGGAACGATTTACCACTTGACATTAGACTATCGGCAAATTTGGAGACTTTAAAAAGAAATCTTAAGACctatctttttaaaaaggctTACCATTCACTCCTAATTGCACAATTGTCTTGA